The DNA window tatttttaatcgtTGAATTTCATGTGACTTGACATTTCCCACTTTCAACTTTTCAACAGACGGTACTCTCTATATATACCACCAAGCAACGACATTACTATGCACAATCAAGGCATTACGAAAATTAATATAACGTACTGTCAATTAAAACCAAAAgcctttactttttttatagtaCTATCAatcaccaaaataaataaatatgggCGATAGCAACAATCAAACAACGCATTTTGTTTTGATCCATGGTTCAGCTTCAGGAGCTTGGGCATGGTACAAGGTGAAGACAATGCTAGAGGCAGCTGGGCACTCTGTCACAGCCCTTGACATGAGTGCATCAGGGGTGAACACAAAAACACTGGAAGAAGTTGTTACTTTTGATCAGTATAATGAGCCCTTGATCGAGTTCATGGCCAACTTAGctgaaaatgaaaaggttgtATTGGTGGGTCATAGTCTAGGTGGCTTAAACGTGGCTTTCGCTATGGAGAAGTTCCCAGAGAAGATTTCTCTAGCTGTTTTTGTTACAGCATTCTTGCCTGATACCGAGCACCGGCCATCGTATATGTTAGAGAAGGTAGcgcaatttattttattttgcatttaattAAGGCCCTTAACCAATCATCTCTAACTTTAAATTAACCCCTTATACATTTTGTTCTTTCtgttagtttattgaaaatagCCCAGCCGTGGCAGACGGGTGGCAGAGTGTAGTGTCTTCAACCGCGGGATATGAGACATTCATGAAGTCCACTGCTTTTAACCTTGCCTCCCCTGAGGTACGGCTCATGAATCtgattacaaattgattttccaTCTTTGACTGATCTGTTTGACTGTAATAACTAGTGTAGTggtgatatatttttcttgtttgcagGATCTCAGTCTCCAAACGCTTTTAAAGAGATCAGGATCATTGTTTCTTGAAAGTCTGGCCAAGGCAAACAAGTTCACGAAGGAGAAATTTGGATCGGTTGTGCGAGATTATGTTGTTTGTACTCAAGATTTATTGGTGGTTCCGTCATTGCAGCGCTTCATGATTGAACACAATGAGGTTAAGGAAGTGATGGAGATTCCAGCAGATCATATGGCAATTGCTTCTAGGCCTAAAGAACTCTGTCAATGTCTTCTGGAGTTCGCACGTAAGCATGCATAGATTGTTGTTAATTGGTGCGCTAATTATAAATGTAATAATGTGCAACATTTGTATCTAGTTCTAGgctgcctatatatatatataataggatggctgttgaaataaaataaagaagagataGATGTTGCCTTCATTTTTAGATTTGctcttatttgtatttattgtatTCTTTTCCAATTATGAATAGTAAACAAGATTGATTTCTAGTCTTGCTTGATTTGTTATATTATGTTCTCTGCAGCTTGCACTATTGTTATCATCCATGCACAACAAACTTGAAACTTTTCATTTACCATACGTAGCTACGGCTCTTTTATATAGGTTCTTCCTTCATGGATTCATAATACAAAATCTTTGTGCAAGCCTCCCCACGTAGATCCCACCAACAAAATTTCCAATAACAGCAATTAATgcagataaaagaaaatacattagTTGTTACTTATCTTTTTCCCTAAAGGAAGCTCTTTATCTCTCTTACACAAGCACATGTTATATGACTTTTTCTAGTTATTCAACAACACACAACAActaaccataaaaaattattgagctctaaaatacattatttatgACCTCCAACCAGAACCATCAAGAATCTTtaagctttgataccaactaACACACAAACAG is part of the Populus trichocarpa isolate Nisqually-1 chromosome 7, P.trichocarpa_v4.1, whole genome shotgun sequence genome and encodes:
- the LOC18101196 gene encoding salicylic acid-binding protein 2, whose translation is MGDSNNQTTHFVLIHGSASGAWAWYKVKTMLEAAGHSVTALDMSASGVNTKTLEEVVTFDQYNEPLIEFMANLAENEKVVLVGHSLGGLNVAFAMEKFPEKISLAVFVTAFLPDTEHRPSYMLEKFIENSPAVADGWQSVVSSTAGYETFMKSTAFNLASPEDLSLQTLLKRSGSLFLESLAKANKFTKEKFGSVVRDYVVCTQDLLVVPSLQRFMIEHNEVKEVMEIPADHMAIASRPKELCQCLLEFARKHA